The Montipora capricornis isolate CH-2021 chromosome 6, ASM3666992v2, whole genome shotgun sequence genome has a window encoding:
- the LOC138053746 gene encoding zinc finger MYM-type protein 1-like has translation MTDQEPDRGKRKRPYRQRVICGESTSSSISNNSTGNGKESVPLGSEQSPLSSSNVLAHVIQKVEIPPASVPLEQGDDRDVQKTIYEPEPSLPRIDNVASEPAKEMIVALQRDDHTAREPRPAVREGPLQPVLREYKPQKFGNETFTRDFKAQWFKQYPWLSYSIDRKVGTCYVCSKFMNDNTFTFCNWKKTERLTKHHQSEAHSLAMTKWLEYRQMQRKSSSIISIIDDGHRNYVKRNREFLRVIIECLFYTAQQNIAQRGHEEDRSNLGQRSDVNRGNFLELLHLRSKDIPWLEEKLNTQLQDHAQWTLPTIQNELLQIFADLLIELICKDVRESRWYGIIIDETSDISRDEQVSFCPSYIANGTKKDAFVGFHATKTTDGEALYKLVKEVMNDLQLELQNIVGECFDGASNMSGVNKGLSARMKECSPLAIYVHCYGHLLNLALQDTLTTVEPLRNTLGTIQSLYNFLEASPKRHALFRNIETEEGNLVKTLKSQSVTRWSCRWEAVKAVDQQLERIVKALLVLSTDKDVKTYSESRSLLHAICDFQFILGLCVLKIILSNTSSLSAYLQGKTVDVVTARRNANLTLETLRSCRNEESFKSVWKLCECVCNKVRSWINDTDFSFRDARVPRRQTSTRLQALVGENPSHNAQSKPEDFHRVNTYFTSLDKVLAEIEARFGENDQDVLCALGDITLSDSPAIRSFNLVSSYYSLDRDLLQADQRLFCQFKKAHLEPKSLKTAADVIETLHANRLFEMVPEFSKVVSILAVIPATSCSAERSFSGLRRLKTYLRSTMGQSRLNSLAIITIERAYGNRVIVDSIDKIIDTFGQRHGRRSYFF, from the exons ATGACTGATCAAGAGCCTGATAGAGGGAAGAGAAAACGCCCTTATCGCCAGCGCGTTATTTGTGGGGAAT CCACTAGTTCATCGATCTCCAACAATTCTACTGGAAATGGGAAGGAGTCAGTTCCTCTAGGATCAGAACAATCGCCCTTAAGTTCTTCGAATGTACTAGCCCATGTCATCCAGAAAGTTGAAATTCCACCTGCGTCAGTGCCACTGGAACAGGGAGATGACCGAGATGTGCAGAAAACTATTTACGAACCTGAACCTTCCCTTCCTCGAATTGACAATGTAGCGAGCGAGCCCGCAAAAGAGATGATCGTGGCATTACAAAGAGATGATCACACAGCACGTGAACCAAGGCCGGCTGTTAGAGAAGGGCCACTGCAACCAGTTCTCCGCGAGTACAAACCGCAAAAATTTGGAAACGAAACATTCACCAGAGATTTCAAGGCACAGTGGTTCAAACAATATCCTTGGTTGAGCTACTCAATAGATAGAAAGGTTGGAACTTGCTATGTTTGTTCGAAGTTTATGAATGATAACACCTTTACCTTTTGCAATTGGAAGAAGACAGAGCGCCTCACGAAACACCATCAAAGTGAAGCACACTCGCTGGCAATGACAAAGTGGCTGGAATACCGCCAGATGCAGAGAAAATCCTCTTCAATAATCAGCATCATTGATGACGGGCATCGCAACTACGTCAAACGCAACCGCGAGTTTTTACGTGTAATCATCGAATGTCTCTTTTACACTGCCCAACAAAACATCGCTCAAAGAGGCCATGAAGAGGATCGATCGAATCTCGGGCAAAGATCAGATGTCAACAGAGGGAACTTCCTAGAGCTTTTGCACCTTCGGAGTAAAGACATTCCTTGGCTGGAAGAGAAACTGAACACTCAGTTACAAGACCACGCCCAGTGGACCTTGCCAACCATCCAGAATGAGCTGCTGCAAATTTTTGCTGATCTGTTAATTGAACTCATTTGCAAGGATGTGAGAGAGAGCCGCTGGTACGGGATTATAATTGACGAAACGTCCGATATAAGCCGGGACGAGCAAGTGTCTTTTTGTCCCAGCTATATAGCCAATGGCACCAAGAAGGACGCGTTTGTTGGATTTCATGCGACTAAAACAACAGACGGTGAAGCTCTTTACAAACTAGTCAAAGAAGTTATGAATGACTTGCAGTTAGAACTCCAAAATATCGTGGGTGAATGCTTTGACGGTGCAAGTAATATGAGTGGCGTAAATAAAGGACTTAGTGCGCGAATGAAAGAGTGCTCTCCTCTTGCGATTTACGTGCACTGCTATGGCCACTTGTTAAATTTGGCACTGCAGGACACATTGACAACAGTGGAACCATTGCGAAATACTCTGGGAACAATTCAGAGCCTGTACAATTTTCTAGAGGCTAGCCCGAAGCGACACGCTTTGTTTAGAAACATTGAGACTGAAGAAGGAAATTTGGTGAAGACTTTGAAGTCTCAAAGTGTAACGAGATGGTCCTGTAGGTGGGAAGCGGTGAAGGCAGTGGACCAGCAGCTCGAGCGAATAGTGAAGGCCTTACTAGTTCTATCCACTGACAAGGATGTTAAAACGTATTCGGAAAGTCGTTCACTTCTTCATGCCATTTGTGATTTCCAGTTTATCCTCGGTCTGTGTGTACTTAAGATCATTTTATCAAACACTAGCAGCCTGAGTGCTTACCTCCAAGGCAAGACTGTGGATGTCGTCACGGCCAGACGCAATGCCAATTTGACTCTGGAAACATTACGTAGTTGTAGAAATGAAGAGAGTTTTAAGTCTGTGTGGAAGCTGTGTGAATGTGTCTGTAACAAGGTCAGATCGTGGATTAATGACACTGACTTTTCATTTCGAGATGCTCGTGTGCCACGGCGACAAACATCGACCCGCTTACAAGCACTAGTTGGGGAAAACCCAAGCCACAATGCACAATCCAAGCCTGAAGATTTCCATCGTGTCAACACCTACTTCACCTCTCTGGATAAGGTTCTTGCAGAAATAGAGGCTCGGTTTGGCGAAAACGATCAGGACGTACTCTGCGCGCTTGGTGATATCACCCTAAGTGATTCTCCAGCCATTCGTAGCTTCAACTTGGTTTCCAGCTACTACAGCCTTGACAGAGATTTACTCCAGGCAGACCAACGCCTCTTCTGTCAATTTAAGAAAGCTCACCTGGAGCCGAAATCATTAAAAACAGCGGCAGACGTCATTGAAACCCTACATGCAAACCGCCTGTTTGAAATGGTCCCAGAATTCTCGAAGGTGGTGTCTATTCTGGCCGTAATTCCAGCAACATCATGTTCAGCGGAACGCTCCTTCAGCGGACTTCGGAGACTGAAGACATATCTTCGCAGCACGATGGGGCAGAGTAGACTGAATAGCCTCGCTATCATTACTATTGAGCGCGCCTATGGCAATAGGGTCATAGTAGATAgtattgacaaaataattgacaCTTTTGGACAACGCCATGGAAGGAGAAGCTACTTTTTTTAA
- the LOC138050511 gene encoding uncharacterized protein, with protein MLSSERIHCYLHGLFFRKIASCANAKALVPQNERQTPIEDVLARVLEEHAAVNVRVDPLRSLAETSLVETQDAIQFRATEGPSLIKLKAGPVKRKKGSSYRHLMSPWCESSASEPCEGVWEAWTLCRGS; from the exons ATGCTGTCTAGCGAAAGAATTCATTGTTATCTCCACGGCTTATTTTTCAGGAAAATCGCATCTTGTGCAAATGCAAAAGCACTTGTTCCACAAAACGAACGGCAAACACCAATCGAGGATGTCCTTGCAAGGGTGCTGGAAGAACATGCGGCAGTGAATGTTCGTGTGGATCCACTGCGAAGCCTTGCCGAAACAAG CCTGGTAGAGACACAGGATGCCATCCAGTTTCGAGCAACAGAAGGCCCCAGCCTTATCAAATTGAAAGCAGGCCCAGTGAAGAGGAAGAAAGG GAGTTCATACAGACACTTGATGAGCCCATGGTGCGAAAGCTCTGCATCAGAACCCTGCGAAGGGGTGTGGGAAGCATGGACTTTATGCAGGGGCTCTTGA
- the LOC138053748 gene encoding ATP-dependent DNA helicase pif1-like produces MNTNFQEFATKYKLTKNKLEQCMSDHIVPNIFPTYSSNSKGQHYSLYCKFQLLTSKPWKNSINDAWGTTEPDDQTYITEWYNFLNTAYAKKHVQNWSQKISGVLDNIQLPVYEHSDNQEQHQQEELMILSYFYKSGEQSNTAPLPHSNYDWTIDSMKYTTQQIGTGKSYLIRALTSYLQHKCVITATTGKAAYSIRGVTIHSLLKLPITPQSERDLSGEALIELQHRLCNVDYILIDEYSMLGQKTLGWIDRRCRQSSGVKEHLFGGKSIILIGDPAQLPPVGDKPLVKGSDPEQIVFRDLLLRLRSGETSENDWKLLLTRQPLHANNIEQFKTATRLFYTNEQVANYNYDSLLQLKQPIAKIDAKHSSSQAAKISPQDMYGLEPSLLISKGALVMLTMNLWPSVGLCNGSAGTVVDIIYKTSHQPPDLPIAVIIEFDDYIGPSISNKIPSLVAIAPVTISVYFGNSVHERQQLPLKIAWALTIHKSQGLTLPQAWVDIGKSEQTLGITYVAFSRVKQLSSLIVEPVTFDRLKSINKSANLKYRQEGEHRLKQKSETTTCFFQQ; encoded by the exons ATGAATACAAATTTTCAGGAATTTGCAACCAAGTACAAACTAACTAAGAACAAACTTGAACAGTGTATGTCAGATCATATTGTCCCAAATATATTTCCAACATACTCCAGCAATTCAAAAGGACAACATTACAGTTTATACTGCAAATTTCAACTTCTTACATCTAAACCGTGGAAAAATTCTATAAATGATGCATGGGGTACCACAGAGCCAGATGATCAAACCTACATTACTGAATGGTATAACTTTTTAAACACTGCATATGCAAAAAAGCATGTTCAAAACTGGTCTCAAAAGATTTCAGGTGTATTAGACAACATACAGCTTCCAGTTTATGAACACAGTGATAATCAGGAACAACATCAGCAGGAGGAATTGATGATTTTATCCTATTTTTATAAGTCAGGAGAACAATCCAATACAGCTCCTCTGCCACATTCTAACTATGACTGGACCATAGACTCCATGAAATATACTACTCAACAAATTG GAACTGGCAAAAGCTATTTGATAAGAGCTTTGACATCTTATCTTCAACATAAATGTGTTATCACTGCAACAACAGGAAAGGCTGCATACAGCATAAGGGGGGTAACAATCCATTCACTTTTGAAACTACCGATCACACCACAATCAGAAAGAGACCTGTCTGGTGAAGCCCTGATAGAATTACAACATAGACTTTGCAATGTCGATTATATTCTCATTGATGAGTATTCAATGCTTGGGCAAAAAACACTTGGATGGATTGACAGGCGATGTAGGCAATCATCTGGTGTAAAAGAACACTTGTTTGGTGGAAAATCAATTATACTGATTGGAGATCCTGCTCAGTTACCACCAGTGGGTGACAAACCATT AGTCAAAGGCTCAGATCCAGAGCAAATTGTTTTTAGAGATCTTCTCTTACGACTACGAAGTGGTGAAACTTCTGAAAACGATTGGAAACTACTGTTGACAAGGCAACCATTACATGCCAATAACATTGAGCAATTTAAAACTGCCACTCGATTATTTTATACCAATGAACAAGTTGCCAATTACAATTATGATTCACTATTGCAACTAAAACaaccaattgcaaaaattgatgCAAAACACTCAAGCTCACAAGCTGCCAAAATTTCTCCTCAAGATATGTATGGGTTAGAACCATCATTGCTTATCTCAAAGGGTGCCCTTGTTATGCTAACAATGAATTTGTGGCCATCTGTTGGTCTTTGTAATGGTTCTGCTGGAACAGTGGTAGATATCATTTATAAAACTTCTCATCAACCTCCAGACCTGCCTATTGCTGTTATTATTGAGTTTGATGATTATATTGGTCCCTCCATATCTAACAAAATTCCTTCTTTAGTTGCTATAGCTCCTGTAACTATTTCTGTATATTTTGGCAATTCAGTTCATGAGAGACAACAACTACCTCTTAAAATTGCATGGGCACTAACAATCCATAAAAGCCAAGGATTAACTTTACCTCAAGCATGGGTTGATATTGGAAAGTCAGAACAAACACTGGGCATCACATATGTAGCCTTTAGTAGGGTTAAACAATTATCTTCGCTTATAGTAGAACCAGTGACTTTTGATAGACTTAAAAGTATAAACAAATCCGCCAACTTGAAATACAGACAAGAAGGGGAGCAtaggttgaaacaaaaatcCGAAACAACTACGTGCTTCTTTCAACAATAA